One part of the Symphalangus syndactylus isolate Jambi chromosome 1, NHGRI_mSymSyn1-v2.1_pri, whole genome shotgun sequence genome encodes these proteins:
- the LOC129487099 gene encoding ubiquitin carboxyl-terminal hydrolase 17-like protein 22, with product MEHDSLSSGGEWHFNRFSKLTSSRPHAAFAEIQRTSLPEKSPLSSETRVHPCDDLAPVARQLAPREKLPLSSRGPAAVGAGLQNMGNTCYVNASLQCLTYTPPLANYMLSREHSQTCHRHKCCMLCTMQAHITRALHRPGHVIQPSQALAAGFHRGKQEDAHEFLMFTVDAMKKACLPGHKQVDPHSKDTTLIHQIFGGYWRSQIKCLHCQGISDTFDPYLDIALDIQAAQSVKQALEQLVKPEELNGENAYHCGLCLQKAPASKTLTLHTSAKVLILVLKRFSDVTGNKLAKNVQYPECLDMQPYMSQQNTGPLVYVLYAVLVHAGWSCHNGHYFSYVKAQEGQWYKMDDAEVTASGITSVLSQQAYVLFYIQKSELERHSEGVSRGREPRALGPADTDRRATQGELNRDPCLQAPELDEHSVERDTQESTLDHWKFLQEQNKTKPEFNVRKVEGTLPPNVVVIHQSKYKCGTKNHHPEQQSSLLNLSSTNPTDQESINTGTLASRQGRTRRSKGKNKHSNRALLLCQ from the coding sequence ATGGAGCACGACTCACTCTCCTCGGGGGGTGAGTGGCACTTCAACCGCTTTTCAAAACTCACATCTTCTCGGCCACATGCAGCTTTTGCTGAAATCCAGCGGACTTCTCTCCCTGAGAAGTCACCACTCTCATCTGAGACCCGTGTCCACCCCTGTGATGATTTGGCTCCTGTGGCAAGACAGCTTGCTCCCAGGGAGAAGCTTCCTCTGAGTAGCAGGGGACCGGCTGCGGTGGGGGCTGGGCTCCAGAATATGGGAAATACCTGCTACGTGAATGCTTCCCTGCAGTGCCTGACATACACACCGCCCCTTGCCAACTACATGCTGTCCCGGGAGCACTCTCAAACTTGTCATCGTCACAAGTGCTGCATGCTCTGTACTATGCAAGCTCACATCACACGGGCCCTCCACCGTCCGGGCCATGTCATCCAGCCCTCACAGGCATTGGCTGCTGGCTTCCATAGAGGCAAGCAGGAAGATGCCCATGAATTTCTCATGTTCACTGTGGATGCCATGAAAAAGGCATGCCTTCCCGGGCACAAGCAGGTAGATCCTCACTCTAAGGACACCACCCTCATCCACCAAATATTTGGAGGGTACTGGAGATCTCAAATCAAGTGTCTCCACTGCCAGGGCATTTCAGACACCTTTGACCCTTACCTGGACATcgccctggatatccaggcagctcAGAGTGTGAAGCAAGCTTTGGAACAGTTGGTGAAGCCCGAAGAACTCAATGGAGAGAATGCCTATCATTGTGGTCTTTGTCTCCAGAAGGCGCCTGCCTCCAAGACGTTAACTTTACACACTTCTGCCAAGGTCCTCATCCTCGTATTGAAGAGATTCTCCGATGTCACGGGCAACAAACTTGCCAAGAATGTGCAATATCCTGAGTGCCTTGACATGCAGCCATACATGTCTCAGCAGAACACAGGACCTCTTGTCTATGTCCTCTACGCTGTGCTGGTCCACGCTGGGTGGAGTTGTCACAACGGACATTACTTCTCTTATGTCAAAGCTCAAGAAGGCCAGTGGTATAAAATGGATGATGCCGAGGTCACTGCTTCTGGCATCACTTCTGTCCTGAGTCAACAGGCCTATGTCCTCTTTTATATCCAGAAGAGTGAATTGGAAAGACACAGTGAGGGTGTGTCAAGAGGCAGGGAACCAAGAGCCCTTGGCCCTGCAGACACAGACAGGCGAGCAACGCAAGGAGAGCTCAACAGAGACCCCTGCCTCCAGGCACCCGAGTTGGACGAGCACTCGGTGGAAAGAGACACTCAGGAAAGCACCTTAGACCACTGGAAATTCctccaagagcaaaacaaaacgaagccTGAGTTCAACGTCAGAAAAGTCGAAGGTACCCTGCCTCCCAACGTAGTTGTGATTCATCAATCAAAATACAAGTGTGGCACCAAAAACCATCATCCTGAACAGCAAAGCTCCCTGCTAAACCTCTCTTCGACGAACCCGACAGATCAGGAATCCATCAACACTGGCACACTCGCTTCTCGGCAAGGGAGGACAAGGAGATCCAAAGGGAAGAACAAACACAGCAACAGGGCTCTGCTTCTGTGCCAGTGA
- the LOC129487115 gene encoding ubiquitin carboxyl-terminal hydrolase 17-like protein 22, with protein sequence MEHDSLSSGGEWHFNRFSKLTSSRPHAAFAEIQRTSLPEKSPLSSETRVHPCDDLAPVARQLAPREKLPLSSRGPAAVGAGLQNMGNTCYVNASLQCLTYTPPLANYMLSREHSQTCHRHKCCMLCTMQAHITRALHRPGHVIQPSQALAAGFHRGKQEDAHEFLMFTVDAMKKACLPGHKQVDPHSKDTTLIHQIFGGYWRSQIKCLHCQGISDTFDPYLDIALDIQAAQSVKQALEQLVKPEELNGENAYHCGLCLQKAPASKTLTLHTSAKVLILVLKRFSDVTGNKLAKNVQYPECLDMQPYMSQQNTGPLVYVLYAVLVHAGWSCHNGHYFSYVKAQEGQWYKMDDAEVTASGITSVLSQQAYVLFYIQKSELERHSEGVSRGREPRALGPADTDRRATQGELNRDPCLQAPELDEHSVERDTQESTLDHWKFLQEQNKTKPEFNVRKVEGTLPPNVVVIHQSKYKCGTKNHHPEQQSSLLNLSSTNPTDQESINTGTLASRQGRTRRSKGKNKHSSRALLLCQ encoded by the coding sequence ATGGAGCACGACTCACTCTCCTCGGGGGGTGAGTGGCACTTCAACCGCTTTTCAAAACTCACATCTTCTCGGCCACATGCAGCTTTTGCTGAAATCCAGCGGACTTCTCTCCCTGAGAAGTCACCACTCTCATCTGAGACCCGTGTCCACCCCTGTGATGATTTGGCTCCTGTGGCAAGACAGCTTGCTCCCAGGGAGAAGCTTCCTCTGAGTAGCAGGGGACCTGCTGCGGTGGGGGCTGGGCTCCAGAATATGGGAAATACCTGCTACGTGAATGCTTCCCTGCAGTGCCTGACATACACACCGCCCCTTGCCAACTACATGCTGTCCCGGGAGCACTCTCAAACTTGTCATCGTCACAAGTGCTGCATGCTCTGTACTATGCAAGCTCACATCACACGGGCCCTCCACCGTCCGGGCCATGTCATCCAGCCCTCACAGGCATTGGCTGCTGGCTTCCATAGAGGCAAGCAGGAAGATGCCCATGAATTTCTCATGTTCACTGTGGATGCCATGAAAAAGGCATGCCTTCCCGGGCACAAGCAGGTAGATCCTCACTCTAAGGACACCACCCTCATCCACCAAATATTTGGAGGGTACTGGAGATCTCAAATCAAGTGTCTCCACTGCCAGGGCATTTCAGACACCTTTGACCCTTACCTGGACATcgccctggatatccaggcagctcAGAGTGTGAAGCAAGCTTTGGAACAGTTGGTGAAGCCCGAAGAACTCAATGGAGAGAATGCCTATCATTGTGGTCTTTGTCTCCAGAAGGCGCCTGCCTCCAAGACGTTAACTTTACACACTTCTGCCAAGGTCCTCATCCTCGTATTGAAGAGATTCTCCGATGTCACGGGCAACAAACTTGCCAAGAATGTGCAATATCCTGAGTGCCTTGACATGCAGCCATACATGTCTCAGCAGAACACAGGACCTCTTGTCTATGTCCTCTACGCTGTGCTGGTCCACGCTGGGTGGAGTTGTCACAACGGACATTACTTCTCTTATGTCAAAGCTCAAGAAGGCCAGTGGTATAAAATGGATGATGCCGAGGTCACTGCTTCTGGCATCACTTCTGTCCTGAGTCAACAGGCCTATGTCCTCTTTTATATCCAGAAGAGTGAATTGGAAAGACACAGTGAGGGTGTGTCAAGAGGCAGGGAACCAAGAGCCCTTGGCCCTGCAGACACAGACAGACGAGCAACGCAAGGAGAGCTCAACAGAGACCCCTGCCTCCAGGCACCCGAGTTGGACGAGCACTCGGTGGAAAGAGACACTCAGGAAAGCACCTTAGACCACTGGAAATTCctccaagagcaaaacaaaacgaagccTGAGTTCAACGTCAGAAAAGTCGAAGGTACCCTGCCTCCCAACGTAGTTGTGATTCATCAATCAAAATACAAGTGTGGCACCAAAAACCATCATCCTGAACAGCAAAGCTCCCTGCTAAACCTCTCTTCGACGAACCCGACAGATCAGGAATCCATCAACACTGGCACACTCGCTTCTCGGCAAGGGAGGACCAGGAGATCCAAAGGGAAGAACAAACACAGCAGCAGGGCTCTGCTTCTGTGCCAGTGA
- the LOC134736399 gene encoding ubiquitin carboxyl-terminal hydrolase 17-like protein 11: MEHDSLSSGGEWHFNRFSKLTSSRPHAAFAEIQRTSLPEKSPLSSETRVHPCDDLAPVARQLAPREKLPLSSRGPAAVGAGLQNMGNTCYVNASLQCLTYTPPLANYMLSREHSQTCHRHKCCMLCTMQAHITRALHRPGHVIQPSQALAAGFHRGKQEDAHEFLMFTVDAMKKACLPGHKQVDPHPKDTTLIHQIFGGYWRSQIKCLHCQGISDTFDPYLDIALDIQAAQSVKQALEQLVKPEELNGENAYHCGLCLQKAPASKTLTLHTSAKVLILVLKRFSDVTGNKLAKNVQYPECLDMQPYMSQHNTGPLVYVLYAVLVHAGWSCHNGHYFSYVKAQEGQWYKMDDAEVTASGITSVLSQQAYVLFYIQKSELERHSEGVSRGREPRALGPADTDRRATQGELNRDPCLQAPELDEHSVERDTQESTLDHWKFLQEQNKTKPEFNVRKVEGTLPPNVVVIHQSKYKCGTKNHHPEQQSSLLNLSSTNPTDQESINTGTLASRQGRTRRSKGKNKHSSRALLLCQ; the protein is encoded by the coding sequence ATGGAGCACGACTCACTCTCCTCGGGGGGTGAGTGGCACTTCAACCGCTTTTCAAAACTCACATCTTCTCGGCCACATGCAGCTTTTGCTGAAATCCAGCGGACTTCTCTCCCTGAGAAGTCACCACTCTCATCTGAGACCCGTGTCCACCCCTGTGATGATTTGGCTCCTGTGGCAAGACAGCTTGCTCCCAGGGAGAAGCTTCCTCTGAGTAGCAGGGGACCTGCTGCGGTGGGGGCTGGGCTCCAGAATATGGGAAATACCTGCTACGTGAATGCTTCCCTGCAGTGCCTGACATACACACCGCCCCTTGCCAACTACATGCTGTCCCGGGAGCACTCTCAAACTTGTCATCGTCACAAGTGCTGCATGCTCTGTACTATGCAAGCTCACATCACACGGGCCCTCCACCGTCCGGGCCATGTCATCCAGCCCTCACAGGCATTGGCTGCTGGCTTCCATAGAGGCAAGCAGGAAGATGCCCATGAATTTCTCATGTTCACTGTGGATGCCATGAAAAAGGCATGCCTTCCCGGGCACAAGCAGGTAGATCCTCACCCTAAGGACACCACCCTCATCCACCAAATATTTGGAGGGTACTGGAGATCTCAAATCAAGTGTCTCCACTGCCAGGGCATTTCAGACACCTTTGACCCTTACCTGGACATcgccctggatatccaggcagctcAGAGTGTGAAGCAAGCTTTGGAACAGTTGGTGAAGCCCGAAGAACTCAATGGAGAGAATGCCTATCATTGTGGTCTTTGTCTCCAGAAGGCGCCTGCCTCCAAGACGTTAACTTTACACACTTCTGCCAAGGTCCTCATCCTCGTATTGAAGAGATTCTCCGATGTCACGGGCAACAAACTTGCCAAGAATGTGCAATATCCTGAGTGCCTTGACATGCAGCCATACATGTCTCAGCACAACACAGGACCTCTTGTCTATGTCCTCTACGCTGTGCTGGTCCACGCTGGGTGGAGTTGTCACAACGGACATTACTTCTCTTATGTCAAAGCTCAAGAAGGCCAGTGGTATAAAATGGATGATGCCGAGGTCACTGCTTCTGGCATCACTTCTGTCCTGAGTCAACAGGCCTATGTCCTCTTTTATATCCAGAAGAGTGAATTGGAAAGACACAGTGAGGGTGTGTCAAGAGGCAGGGAACCAAGAGCCCTTGGCCCTGCAGACACAGACAGGCGAGCAACGCAAGGAGAGCTCAACAGAGACCCCTGCCTCCAGGCACCCGAGTTGGACGAGCACTCGGTGGAAAGAGACACTCAGGAAAGCACCTTAGACCACTGGAAATTCctccaagagcaaaacaaaacgaagccTGAGTTCAACGTCAGAAAAGTCGAAGGTACCCTGCCTCCCAACGTAGTTGTGATTCATCAATCAAAATACAAGTGTGGCACCAAAAACCATCATCCTGAACAGCAAAGCTCCCTGCTAAACCTCTCTTCGACGAACCCGACAGATCAGGAATCCATCAACACTGGCACACTCGCTTCTCGGCAAGGGAGGACCAGGAGATCCAAAGGGAAGAACAAACACAGCAGCAGGGCTCTGCTTCTGTGCCAGTGA
- the LOC129487051 gene encoding ubiquitin carboxyl-terminal hydrolase 17-like protein 22, whose product MEHDSLSSGGEWHFNRFSKLTSSRPHAAFAEIQRTSLPEKSPLSSETRVHPCDDLAPVARQLAPREKLPLSSRGPAAVGAGLQNMGNTCYVNASLQCLTYTPPLANYMLSREHSQTCHRHKCCMLCTMQAHITRALHRPGHVIQPSQALAAGFHRGKQEDAHEFLMFTVDAMKKACLPGHKQVDPHSKDTTLIHQIFGGYWRSQIKCLHCQGISDTFDPYLDIALDIQAAQSVKQALEQLVKPEELNGENAYHCGLCLQKAPASKTLTLHTSAKVLILVLKRFSDVTGNKLAKNVQYPECLDMQPYMSQQNTGPLVYVLYAVLVHAGWSCHNGHYFSYVKAQEGQWYKMDDAEVTASGITSVLSQQAYVLFYIQKSELERHSEGVSRGREPRALGPADTDRRATQGELNRDPCLQAPELDEHSVERDTQESTLDHWKFLQEQNKTKPEFNVRKVEGTLPPNVVVIHQSKYKCGTKNHHPEQQSSLLNLSSTNPTDQESVNTGTLASRQGRTRRSKGKNKHSSRALLLCQ is encoded by the coding sequence ATGGAGCACGACTCACTCTCCTCGGGGGGTGAGTGGCACTTCAACCGCTTTTCAAAACTCACATCTTCTCGGCCACATGCAGCTTTTGCTGAAATCCAGCGGACTTCTCTCCCTGAGAAGTCACCACTCTCATCTGAGACCCGTGTCCACCCCTGTGATGATTTGGCTCCTGTGGCAAGACAGCTTGCTCCCAGGGAGAAGCTTCCTCTGAGTAGCAGGGGACCTGCTGCGGTGGGGGCTGGGCTCCAGAATATGGGAAATACCTGCTACGTGAATGCTTCCCTGCAGTGCCTGACATACACACCGCCCCTTGCCAACTACATGCTGTCCCGGGAGCACTCTCAAACTTGTCATCGTCACAAGTGCTGCATGCTCTGTACTATGCAAGCTCACATCACACGGGCCCTCCACCGTCCGGGCCATGTCATCCAGCCCTCACAGGCATTGGCTGCTGGCTTCCATAGAGGCAAGCAGGAAGATGCCCATGAATTTCTCATGTTCACTGTGGATGCCATGAAAAAGGCATGCCTTCCCGGGCACAAGCAGGTAGATCCTCACTCTAAGGACACCACCCTCATCCACCAAATATTTGGAGGGTACTGGAGATCTCAAATCAAGTGTCTCCACTGCCAGGGCATTTCAGACACCTTTGACCCTTACCTGGACATcgccctggatatccaggcagctcAGAGTGTGAAGCAAGCTTTGGAACAGTTGGTGAAGCCCGAAGAACTCAATGGAGAGAATGCCTATCATTGTGGTCTTTGTCTCCAGAAGGCGCCTGCCTCCAAGACGTTAACTTTACACACTTCTGCCAAGGTCCTCATCCTCGTATTGAAGAGATTCTCCGATGTCACGGGCAACAAACTTGCCAAGAATGTGCAATATCCTGAGTGCCTTGACATGCAGCCATACATGTCTCAGCAGAACACAGGACCTCTTGTCTATGTCCTCTACGCTGTGCTGGTCCACGCTGGGTGGAGTTGTCACAACGGACATTACTTCTCTTATGTCAAAGCTCAAGAAGGCCAGTGGTATAAAATGGATGATGCCGAGGTCACTGCTTCTGGCATCACTTCTGTCCTGAGTCAACAGGCCTATGTCCTCTTTTATATCCAGAAGAGTGAATTGGAAAGACACAGTGAGGGTGTGTCAAGAGGCAGGGAACCAAGAGCCCTTGGCCCTGCAGACACAGACAGACGAGCAACGCAAGGAGAGCTCAACAGAGACCCCTGCCTCCAGGCACCCGAGTTGGACGAGCACTCGGTGGAAAGAGACACTCAGGAAAGCACCTTAGACCACTGGAAATTCctccaagagcaaaacaaaacgaagccTGAGTTCAACGTCAGAAAAGTCGAAGGTACCCTGCCTCCCAACGTAGTTGTGATTCATCAATCAAAATACAAGTGTGGCACCAAAAACCATCATCCTGAACAGCAAAGCTCCCTGCTAAACCTCTCTTCGACGAACCCGACAGATCAGGAATCCGTCAACACTGGCACACTCGCTTCTCGGCAAGGGAGGACCAGGAGATCCAAAGGGAAGAACAAACACAGCAGCAGGGCTCTGCTTCTGTGCCAGTGA